The proteins below come from a single Gimesia alba genomic window:
- a CDS encoding arylsulfatase, with protein sequence MRYPLEVKSRTTLFVLTLSLLALILLPGNTAFSAEKTREPNIVFIIADDLGYQELGCYGQKWIKTPHIDKIAKDGIRFTQFYSGNAVCAPSRCNLLTGKHPGHAYVRNNGKPQYVQHMKEKEGWEYPGQHPIPDAEVTIAEMLKQKKYATGAMGKWGLGHFGTTGDPNKQGFDLFYGFNCQVHAHNHYPKFLWRNHEKEILPGNDRTLYGKTHSQDKFVEYGLDFIRQNQDRPFFLYLPFAIPHLAIQAPEESLAEYRGKIPEEKYKHRGYIKHPHPRAGYAAMITHMDKGVGQIMDLLKELKLDDNTIVFFTSDNGPTYDRLGGSDSEFFESAGPWRGFKGSLYEGGIRVPLVVRWPGHIQPGAVTDHLSAFWDVMPTIAAITGTKAPADIDGISFLPTLLGKPKQQKQHEYLYWEFPAYTGQQAVHMGDWKGVRQNLLRKKNPQMKIELYNLKTDPGEQHDVADQNPEVVARIKSIMKTGRTPSKTFPFPALDQQ encoded by the coding sequence CCCGGAAATACTGCTTTCTCTGCTGAAAAGACGCGGGAGCCCAATATCGTTTTCATCATCGCCGATGACCTGGGTTATCAGGAACTGGGATGCTACGGACAGAAATGGATTAAAACGCCGCACATTGACAAGATTGCCAAAGATGGAATTCGCTTTACGCAATTCTATTCGGGCAATGCGGTCTGTGCTCCCTCCCGCTGCAATCTACTCACAGGCAAACATCCCGGCCACGCCTATGTGCGGAATAATGGCAAACCTCAGTATGTGCAGCACATGAAAGAAAAAGAGGGGTGGGAATATCCCGGTCAGCATCCGATTCCCGATGCAGAAGTCACCATCGCGGAAATGTTAAAGCAGAAAAAATATGCCACCGGCGCCATGGGTAAATGGGGACTCGGACATTTCGGGACTACCGGCGATCCGAACAAGCAAGGCTTTGATCTGTTTTATGGATTCAACTGCCAGGTTCACGCACACAATCATTATCCCAAATTTCTCTGGCGGAATCACGAGAAAGAAATTTTGCCGGGCAACGACCGGACCTTATATGGTAAAACCCATTCGCAGGATAAATTTGTAGAATACGGGCTCGACTTTATTCGCCAGAATCAAGATCGACCGTTCTTTCTGTATCTACCGTTTGCGATTCCGCATCTGGCGATCCAGGCTCCCGAAGAATCACTGGCTGAATACCGAGGAAAAATTCCGGAAGAAAAATACAAGCACCGCGGCTACATCAAACACCCGCATCCCCGAGCCGGCTATGCGGCCATGATCACACATATGGACAAGGGCGTCGGCCAGATCATGGATCTTTTGAAGGAACTGAAACTGGACGACAATACGATTGTGTTTTTCACGTCTGATAATGGACCTACCTATGATCGTCTGGGAGGATCGGATTCCGAGTTCTTCGAATCAGCCGGCCCCTGGCGCGGGTTTAAAGGCAGCCTGTATGAAGGCGGTATTCGCGTGCCTCTCGTCGTACGTTGGCCCGGTCATATTCAGCCGGGAGCAGTCACCGATCATCTATCTGCTTTCTGGGATGTGATGCCGACGATTGCCGCTATCACAGGAACCAAAGCACCCGCTGACATTGATGGCATCAGTTTTCTACCAACGTTGCTTGGCAAACCAAAGCAGCAGAAACAGCATGAATATCTCTACTGGGAATTCCCGGCCTACACGGGCCAGCAGGCGGTTCACATGGGCGACTGGAAAGGGGTTCGACAAAACCTGTTGCGGAAGAAGAACCCGCAAATGAAGATTGAACTTTACAATCTCAAAACCGATCCGGGTGAGCAGCATGATGTGGCTGACCAGAACCCGGAAGTCGTCGCTCGTATCAAATCGATTATGAAAACGGGCCGCACTCCCTCGAAAACATTCCCGTTCCCTGCTCTGGATCAGCAGTAA
- a CDS encoding SGNH/GDSL hydrolase family protein, which produces MNSVFRFALIFNLCLFLYCGTSHAEEPAKPETEQKVQDPLRLILPEIIYAVPGMETNVYFDNVCLVLNPANYVFDVHCNRGHLQNERWTFTPEEKEIGDYKFTLNVLDQKNQIVASQESRLRVVPQDAGKEKTASILMIGDSLTHNSMYPKHVRDLSQKFQGPALKLIGSHNPNNDPGVQHEGYGGWTAVRFATHFKETARTGNYRERGSPFLYADQDGKPKLDFPRYCKEFNAGSAPDLVTIFLGPNDVYSATDETIEERTDTMINHLDILVKMIHDYSPQTKIGVMLPVPPAATQDAFGTTNGRRQTRWQYKRNQHRVVERLVSHFGDKQDQQIYLVPTHVNLDCVHNYPARSVPWNAHNPEKTVRQNNAVHPAASGYLQIGDSLFSWIKEVSK; this is translated from the coding sequence ATGAATTCTGTATTTCGATTTGCATTAATCTTCAATCTCTGCCTGTTCCTTTATTGTGGTACGTCTCATGCAGAGGAACCAGCGAAACCCGAGACCGAACAGAAGGTGCAAGATCCTTTACGGTTGATTCTGCCTGAGATCATTTATGCGGTGCCCGGAATGGAAACCAACGTTTATTTTGACAACGTTTGTCTGGTGTTGAATCCCGCGAATTATGTGTTTGACGTGCACTGTAATAGAGGGCATTTACAGAATGAACGCTGGACATTTACCCCTGAAGAAAAAGAAATCGGCGATTACAAATTCACGTTAAATGTACTCGACCAGAAGAATCAGATCGTTGCTTCACAGGAATCAAGACTTCGAGTTGTTCCCCAAGATGCGGGAAAAGAGAAGACGGCCAGCATCCTGATGATTGGTGACAGTTTGACACACAACTCGATGTACCCGAAACACGTTCGCGATCTCAGTCAGAAATTTCAGGGACCTGCTCTTAAACTGATCGGCTCACATAATCCGAATAACGATCCCGGCGTCCAGCATGAAGGCTATGGTGGCTGGACCGCTGTTCGCTTTGCGACGCACTTCAAAGAGACAGCCCGTACGGGAAACTACCGAGAGCGGGGCAGCCCATTTTTATATGCAGATCAAGATGGGAAACCGAAGCTGGATTTCCCCCGTTACTGCAAAGAGTTCAACGCTGGATCAGCACCGGACCTGGTAACGATCTTCTTAGGCCCCAATGACGTTTACTCTGCCACCGATGAAACCATTGAAGAGCGAACGGATACGATGATCAATCACCTCGATATTCTGGTGAAGATGATTCACGATTATAGTCCCCAGACTAAAATCGGTGTGATGCTGCCGGTCCCTCCCGCGGCGACGCAGGATGCCTTCGGGACAACCAACGGTCGTCGACAGACGCGCTGGCAATATAAACGCAATCAGCATCGGGTGGTTGAACGCCTCGTTTCGCACTTCGGTGACAAACAGGACCAACAGATTTATCTTGTTCCGACCCACGTCAATCTGGATTGTGTGCACAACTATCCCGCGCGGAGCGTTCCCTGGAACGCTCATAACCCTGAGAAAACGGTACGGCAAAACAACGCCGTCCACCCGGCTGCCAGTGGTTACCTGCAGATCGGAGACAGTCTGTTTAGCTGGATTAAAGAAGTCTCAAAATAG
- a CDS encoding outer membrane protein assembly factor BamB family protein, with protein sequence MKALLATVTLTLLIASTTFAGNWPGWRGPTSNGVAEGSGYPVAWDSSKNILWEVDFPGVSGSTPVIWGDDLFLTTTSEGKNRVLCLNKNTGKKKWETNFGTERAGKHKKGSGSSPSPATDDQFVFAYFKSGDLACLNKEGKILWQKNLQKEYGEDTLWWDLGTSPVLTNNLVVIACMQSDNSYLVAFDKATGKEAWKQDRNLDAPEEANQSYSTPVVVNQDGKELIYVLGADHVTAHDAGSGKELWRAGGLNPTQHKYFRSISSPVVSDGFLIAPYARGGSVTGIKLGGKGDVTKSHVAWTNEAKGDYSDVPTPAAINGRFYICADKGEVLCFDVKTGKKIWGDRLPRSRHKFSASPILADGHIYVTREDGTTFVLDQGDQFKVVSENPLEGFALATPVFSDGKIYLKMTDKLYCIGKK encoded by the coding sequence ATGAAAGCTTTATTGGCAACAGTCACCCTGACTCTGTTGATTGCATCCACCACATTTGCCGGCAACTGGCCTGGCTGGCGCGGCCCGACTTCGAACGGCGTCGCAGAAGGAAGCGGCTATCCCGTTGCCTGGGACAGCTCCAAAAACATTCTCTGGGAAGTTGATTTTCCCGGCGTCAGCGGTTCGACTCCCGTGATCTGGGGCGATGATCTGTTTCTGACGACCACCTCCGAAGGAAAGAACCGTGTTCTCTGTCTGAATAAAAATACCGGCAAGAAAAAATGGGAAACAAACTTCGGAACCGAACGTGCAGGGAAACACAAAAAAGGAAGTGGCAGCAGCCCTTCGCCGGCCACCGACGATCAATTTGTCTTTGCCTACTTCAAGAGCGGCGATTTGGCTTGCCTCAACAAAGAAGGAAAAATTCTCTGGCAGAAAAATCTGCAGAAAGAATATGGCGAAGATACACTCTGGTGGGATCTGGGAACATCTCCCGTTTTGACGAATAACCTGGTTGTCATCGCCTGTATGCAGAGTGACAACTCTTATCTCGTCGCCTTTGATAAAGCCACTGGAAAAGAAGCCTGGAAGCAGGATCGGAATCTGGATGCTCCGGAAGAAGCCAACCAGAGCTATTCGACTCCCGTTGTCGTGAATCAGGATGGGAAAGAACTGATTTATGTACTTGGTGCCGATCACGTGACCGCCCATGATGCCGGTTCGGGTAAAGAACTCTGGCGGGCCGGCGGTTTGAATCCGACACAGCACAAATACTTCCGTTCGATTTCTTCCCCCGTTGTCAGCGACGGATTTCTGATTGCTCCTTACGCCCGCGGCGGTTCCGTGACGGGAATTAAGCTGGGCGGAAAAGGCGACGTGACCAAGTCTCATGTTGCCTGGACGAACGAAGCCAAGGGAGACTACTCTGACGTACCAACCCCCGCCGCCATCAATGGTCGCTTCTATATCTGTGCCGACAAAGGCGAGGTCCTCTGTTTTGATGTCAAAACCGGGAAGAAAATCTGGGGCGATCGCCTGCCTCGCAGCCGTCATAAATTCAGCGCCTCACCGATTCTGGCCGACGGTCACATTTACGTCACCCGTGAAGATGGTACGACCTTTGTTTTGGATCAAGGTGATCAATTCAAAGTCGTCTCCGAAAACCCGCTGGAAGGTTTCGCGCTGGCGACTCCTGTTTTCTCTGATGGAAAAATCTATCTGAAGATGACAGACAAACTTTACTGCATCGGCAAAAAATAA
- a CDS encoding sulfatase-like hydrolase/transferase codes for MTISRRHLFLAVLVLAGFCLPLNRSEADTQTKSRPNILFLFSDDQRADAIAAYDNPHIQTPNLDTLVKTGFSFRNAFCMGSIHGAVCQPSRAMLNSGRTLYHVPMDLKGVITLPQLLKQAGYTTFGTGKWHNQRDSFQKSFTTGTAAFIGGMSNHLKVPVVDLKNGKFQNKRQGAKFSSELFVDAAVDFLKQQPQDKPFYAYVAFTAPHDPRMPPASAMKPYQNAQPPLPKNFKPQHPFNNGWMTGRDEALTGWPRKPEIIREQLAEYYGMITDMDSHIGRILSTLKDKGFDKNTIVVFSSDHGLALGSHGLLGKQNLYEHSMKAPLIFKGPGIPQNKSSNALVYLYDIFPTVCDLTHITVPPGVEGSDLAPIWRGKTDRVRDSLFTTYEDLMRAVRDDRWKLIRYPQINKTQLFDLKEDPHELKDLSQNPGQKERVQKMLAQLKDWQKKTDDKQPLTSDHPKPEKIDLTGRKRKPDQHQPDWIVKKYFDSE; via the coding sequence ATGACAATATCCAGACGTCACCTGTTTTTGGCAGTACTCGTTTTAGCAGGGTTCTGCCTGCCGTTGAATCGAAGCGAAGCAGATACGCAAACGAAATCGCGTCCCAACATCCTGTTTCTGTTTAGTGATGACCAGCGGGCCGATGCCATCGCCGCTTATGACAATCCTCATATTCAAACGCCGAACCTGGATACGCTGGTGAAAACCGGTTTCAGTTTTCGGAACGCCTTTTGTATGGGCTCGATTCATGGAGCCGTCTGCCAACCCAGCCGTGCGATGTTGAACAGCGGACGCACACTCTATCATGTACCCATGGATCTGAAGGGAGTCATCACGCTGCCTCAATTATTGAAGCAGGCAGGTTACACCACATTCGGAACGGGGAAATGGCACAACCAGCGTGACTCATTCCAGAAGAGTTTCACAACCGGCACCGCTGCTTTTATCGGAGGCATGTCGAACCACTTAAAAGTTCCCGTCGTTGATTTGAAAAATGGAAAGTTTCAGAACAAACGGCAGGGCGCCAAGTTTTCGAGCGAACTGTTCGTCGATGCAGCCGTTGATTTCCTGAAGCAGCAGCCTCAAGACAAACCGTTCTATGCCTATGTCGCTTTCACAGCGCCGCACGATCCTCGTATGCCACCCGCTTCGGCAATGAAGCCTTATCAAAACGCACAGCCACCACTGCCGAAAAACTTCAAACCTCAGCATCCATTTAATAACGGCTGGATGACAGGGCGGGATGAAGCATTAACGGGTTGGCCGCGAAAGCCGGAAATCATTCGCGAGCAGCTGGCAGAATATTACGGCATGATTACGGACATGGACTCACACATCGGGCGGATCTTGAGCACGCTCAAAGACAAAGGGTTTGACAAGAATACGATTGTCGTGTTCTCTTCCGATCACGGGTTGGCACTGGGCAGTCATGGATTACTCGGAAAACAGAATCTGTATGAGCACAGCATGAAGGCGCCGTTGATTTTTAAAGGCCCCGGAATTCCACAAAATAAATCGAGCAACGCGCTCGTTTATCTCTATGACATCTTCCCGACGGTTTGTGATTTGACCCACATCACCGTTCCCCCCGGAGTCGAAGGATCAGACCTGGCGCCGATCTGGAGAGGTAAAACAGACCGTGTTCGTGATTCGCTGTTTACGACCTATGAAGACTTAATGCGGGCAGTTCGCGATGATCGCTGGAAACTGATTCGCTATCCGCAAATCAATAAGACGCAACTCTTTGATCTCAAAGAAGATCCTCATGAACTGAAGGATCTGTCCCAGAATCCGGGGCAAAAAGAACGGGTGCAGAAGATGCTGGCACAGTTGAAGGACTGGCAGAAAAAAACGGACGACAAGCAGCCGCTCACATCTGATCATCCCAAGCCGGAAAAAATCGATTTAACGGGACGCAAGCGAAAACCAGATCAGCACCAACCTGACTGGATCGTCAAAAAATACTTCGATTCTGAATGA
- a CDS encoding phenylacetate--CoA ligase family protein, with product MNESQNLPENQSREVIEARQLQRLKELVKEVSASNPFWQNKWQAVGVTAESIQSLSDLQKLPITTKSELVEDHSSHLPYGTNLTYPLEQYTRMHQTSGTTGSPMRWLDTKASWDWFGECWAQIYRIVGLYPEDRVFFPFSFGPFIGFWAAFEGATRLGNFCLAGGGMGSEARLRMILDNKITAVCCTPTYALRLAEVAEAENINLAASRVRALVVAGEPGGNIEATKLRIGQAWGARVFDHWGMTEIGALGIEPLENPGGLNILETECIAEIVNPETLAPVERGEQGELIITNLGRIGSPLIRYRTGDLVCEDTAACPSGRALLRLKGGILGRADDMVIIRGNNVFPSSLEAILRTFDRVAEYRIEVRTIRSMQHMKIELEPIESIATDAQQQQLVKEVTSAIKDRLNFQAEVTAVPPSSLPRFELKGRRFFKID from the coding sequence ATGAATGAGTCTCAAAACCTGCCGGAAAACCAAAGTCGGGAAGTAATCGAAGCACGCCAACTGCAACGGTTAAAAGAACTTGTGAAAGAGGTCTCTGCTTCCAATCCTTTCTGGCAGAACAAGTGGCAGGCGGTCGGGGTGACAGCAGAGTCAATTCAAAGCCTGTCCGACCTGCAGAAATTGCCGATCACGACGAAATCCGAACTGGTGGAAGATCATTCGTCACATCTCCCTTATGGAACGAACCTGACCTACCCGCTGGAACAATACACGCGGATGCACCAGACATCAGGAACCACCGGTTCCCCGATGCGCTGGCTGGATACCAAAGCCAGCTGGGACTGGTTTGGCGAATGCTGGGCGCAAATTTATCGGATCGTAGGCCTCTATCCAGAAGACCGGGTTTTCTTTCCTTTTTCATTCGGCCCCTTTATTGGATTCTGGGCCGCCTTTGAAGGTGCCACGCGGCTGGGCAATTTCTGTCTGGCGGGAGGCGGCATGGGAAGTGAAGCGCGGCTGCGCATGATTCTGGATAACAAAATCACCGCAGTCTGTTGTACGCCGACTTATGCGCTGCGACTGGCCGAAGTCGCTGAAGCAGAGAACATCAATCTCGCCGCCAGTCGTGTGCGGGCCTTGGTCGTCGCTGGCGAGCCGGGTGGAAACATCGAAGCGACCAAACTGCGGATTGGTCAGGCCTGGGGAGCGCGTGTCTTCGATCATTGGGGCATGACGGAAATTGGCGCGCTGGGAATTGAACCACTGGAAAATCCGGGAGGCTTGAACATTCTTGAAACCGAATGTATCGCCGAGATCGTGAATCCGGAAACACTCGCGCCCGTGGAACGGGGAGAGCAGGGGGAGTTAATCATCACGAACCTGGGTCGCATTGGCTCACCGCTGATTCGTTACCGTACCGGAGACCTGGTTTGCGAAGATACCGCCGCCTGTCCTTCCGGTCGTGCGTTACTGCGGCTGAAAGGAGGCATTCTGGGACGCGCTGATGACATGGTCATCATTCGCGGCAATAACGTTTTTCCTTCCAGTCTGGAAGCCATTCTTCGCACATTCGATCGTGTGGCAGAATATCGCATCGAAGTTCGCACGATCCGTTCGATGCAGCATATGAAAATTGAACTGGAGCCGATTGAATCCATCGCCACAGACGCCCAACAGCAACAACTTGTGAAAGAAGTCACGAGTGCGATTAAGGATCGTCTGAACTTTCAGGCTGAAGTCACGGCAGTACCTCCCAGCTCATTACCGCGTTTTGAGCTCAAAGGCCGCCGTTTCTTCAAAATTGACTGA
- a CDS encoding DEAD/DEAH box helicase, which translates to MEDSGIQSDNELETRNATRHTGGPHFLPRPVVPESVAISQADRDFLQQQIGSGAIPLSVSASVFASGMNGALTRKFNLETSSVELLERAGLQPKWKPTRPRVKTFGMTFPDGLEFMPPQEEKESGTELTPIKGPKVADPENTEGKKPTRLKPPSNALSLEDRLFYLLQPPLQTWLAGQELLMPFEPFPYQYEGIAWLFSQKSALLADEMGLGKTMQTITGVRLLLRSGQVRRILLVCPKPLIPNWQREFKFWAEELPVTVVQGDTNRRKMIWEMPNTPILIANYESMSRDFETMGEENIPRFDLVVLDEAQRIKNRDSRTAGVARSIPRKRSWALTGTPIENRHEEMASLFEWMEIIPPRGTPDLRQLQTLSKEFILRRTKDLVMTDLPPRLDRPAYLELNPAQKHAYETAEKDGVIQLNEMGESITVQHVFELVLRLKQITNFDPVTGDSSKLDRLEADMEEIAASGGKAILFSQWTKPLDFMAERLKRFGTLVYHGGIPTKQREPILDQFKHDPNSHLLLMSYGTGAVGLNLQFAGYVFLFDRWWNPAIEDQAINRAHRIGQKTQVIVTKFICKNTIEERIDMVLEQKRELFRSILGDGDTTCESRSLTAAEIFGLFDLKQKKGDVTKKIAPQVSKKPAA; encoded by the coding sequence GTGGAAGATTCAGGAATCCAATCAGACAACGAACTTGAAACACGAAACGCAACCAGGCATACGGGGGGCCCACATTTTCTCCCGCGCCCCGTTGTACCCGAATCCGTCGCGATCTCGCAAGCTGATCGCGATTTTCTCCAGCAGCAAATAGGCAGCGGTGCGATTCCATTGTCGGTCTCGGCGTCTGTATTTGCCTCGGGTATGAATGGAGCGCTGACGCGCAAGTTCAATCTGGAAACGTCATCAGTCGAGTTGCTGGAACGAGCTGGCTTACAACCGAAGTGGAAGCCGACGCGGCCGCGGGTGAAGACGTTTGGGATGACCTTTCCCGATGGTCTGGAGTTCATGCCTCCCCAGGAGGAAAAAGAGTCTGGCACAGAATTGACGCCAATCAAAGGGCCCAAAGTGGCAGACCCTGAGAATACCGAAGGCAAAAAGCCCACGCGTCTCAAACCGCCGTCGAATGCATTGTCGCTCGAAGACCGTCTGTTTTATCTACTGCAGCCGCCTCTACAAACCTGGCTCGCGGGTCAGGAACTGCTGATGCCGTTTGAGCCGTTCCCATATCAATATGAGGGGATTGCCTGGCTGTTTTCGCAAAAGTCGGCATTACTCGCCGATGAGATGGGGCTGGGAAAAACCATGCAAACCATCACCGGAGTCAGGCTGTTATTGCGCAGCGGTCAGGTCCGTCGGATCTTACTGGTCTGTCCCAAACCGCTGATTCCCAACTGGCAGCGCGAGTTTAAATTCTGGGCGGAAGAACTGCCGGTGACTGTTGTGCAAGGCGATACGAATCGGCGGAAGATGATCTGGGAGATGCCCAATACTCCGATCCTGATTGCCAATTACGAATCGATGTCGCGAGACTTTGAAACGATGGGGGAAGAAAACATTCCCCGCTTTGATCTCGTGGTTCTTGATGAAGCGCAGCGGATCAAAAATCGGGATTCCCGTACCGCAGGGGTAGCACGTTCGATTCCCCGCAAACGCAGCTGGGCACTCACGGGAACACCGATCGAAAATCGTCACGAAGAGATGGCGTCGTTATTTGAATGGATGGAAATCATCCCGCCCCGCGGGACACCCGATTTACGACAGCTACAGACACTCTCGAAGGAATTCATTCTGAGGCGTACCAAAGATCTGGTCATGACCGACTTGCCGCCCCGCCTCGACCGTCCGGCTTATCTCGAATTGAACCCTGCGCAAAAGCATGCCTATGAGACTGCTGAGAAAGATGGTGTAATCCAGCTGAATGAAATGGGAGAATCGATTACCGTCCAGCACGTGTTTGAGCTGGTGTTACGCTTGAAACAGATTACGAACTTCGATCCGGTGACAGGCGACAGTTCGAAACTGGACCGACTGGAAGCCGACATGGAAGAGATTGCCGCCAGTGGAGGCAAGGCCATCTTATTCAGTCAATGGACAAAACCACTGGACTTTATGGCCGAACGCTTGAAGCGATTTGGAACACTGGTCTATCACGGCGGCATTCCCACCAAACAGCGCGAGCCGATTCTCGATCAATTCAAACACGACCCAAACTCGCACCTGTTGTTGATGAGTTATGGAACCGGAGCCGTTGGTTTGAATCTGCAGTTTGCCGGCTATGTATTTCTGTTTGATCGCTGGTGGAATCCAGCGATCGAAGATCAGGCGATTAACCGCGCGCACCGGATCGGACAGAAAACCCAGGTGATCGTCACCAAGTTCATCTGTAAAAACACGATCGAAGAACGCATTGATATGGTGCTGGAACAGAAACGGGAACTATTCCGGTCTATCCTGGGTGACGGCGATACCACGTGCGAATCGCGAAGTCTGACGGCTGCGGAAATCTTCGGCTTATTCGACCTGAAGCAGAAAAAGGGAGACGTCACCAAAAAGATCGCTCCCCAGGTTTCAAAAAAACCAGCAGCTTGA
- a CDS encoding alpha/beta hydrolase family protein translates to MNLFRRSRTLLFLFTISLLASGNLHAVDLIKPDPRLPETTPWDLEVLSQAPQFEWVDEKSPVRSLVYQGLNYHGKPTKVFAYYASPQTLGLKESQPGPYPGIVLIHGGGGTAFKEWAELWAKKGYAAIAMDLAGSRPAEDKNPHKKENRTRLPAGGPNQSHVEKFEAVKDDQSEHWCYHAPANAILAHSLIRSFPEVIKDKTAVTGISWGGYLTCIVAGLDNRFKAAVPVYGCGFLDNHSVFEKSITRLPPEDAKRWMQLYDPGHYLRAVQMPIFFVNGTNDFAYWLSAYQRSYEAVGESTPRNIRIEVKMRHSHPAGWAPVEIERFISEKLKNETPLPVVKKPEIKGKEVIAELAQPVKIKTAVLQYTTDEGPNPERKWHSIPLEVNGTKISGAAPPEGTKIWFINVTDETGAMTSSPLTSN, encoded by the coding sequence ATGAATCTGTTTCGACGCTCCAGAACGCTTCTATTTCTCTTTACGATCTCTCTGCTTGCCTCTGGTAATCTCCACGCAGTCGACCTGATCAAACCCGATCCGCGCCTGCCTGAGACGACTCCCTGGGATTTAGAAGTGCTCAGCCAGGCGCCGCAATTTGAATGGGTCGATGAGAAATCGCCGGTCAGATCTCTGGTTTATCAAGGGTTAAACTATCATGGAAAACCTACAAAAGTTTTTGCCTATTATGCCTCTCCTCAAACACTGGGGCTAAAGGAATCTCAACCGGGACCGTATCCCGGCATCGTACTGATTCACGGCGGTGGAGGCACGGCTTTTAAAGAGTGGGCTGAACTCTGGGCGAAAAAAGGTTACGCCGCCATCGCCATGGACTTAGCCGGCAGTCGCCCCGCAGAAGATAAAAATCCACACAAAAAAGAAAACAGAACACGCCTACCAGCAGGGGGGCCGAATCAATCGCACGTCGAAAAGTTCGAAGCCGTTAAAGATGATCAGTCAGAACACTGGTGCTATCATGCCCCCGCAAACGCAATTTTAGCCCACTCTCTAATTCGTTCTTTTCCCGAAGTCATCAAAGACAAGACAGCAGTCACAGGCATTTCTTGGGGCGGCTATCTGACGTGTATTGTCGCCGGGCTCGACAATCGGTTCAAAGCAGCCGTTCCCGTTTATGGTTGCGGTTTTCTGGACAATCATTCGGTCTTTGAAAAATCAATTACACGTCTGCCTCCCGAAGATGCCAAACGCTGGATGCAGCTTTATGATCCAGGACACTATCTGCGTGCCGTCCAGATGCCCATTTTCTTCGTGAACGGCACCAATGATTTCGCATATTGGTTAAGCGCGTATCAGCGCAGTTATGAAGCCGTGGGTGAATCGACGCCGCGCAATATTCGCATCGAAGTCAAAATGCGGCACAGTCATCCGGCGGGTTGGGCGCCTGTAGAAATTGAACGATTTATCAGTGAAAAGTTGAAGAACGAGACGCCGCTGCCTGTCGTCAAAAAACCAGAAATCAAGGGGAAAGAGGTGATCGCTGAATTGGCGCAGCCGGTCAAAATCAAAACTGCCGTTTTGCAGTATACGACGGACGAAGGGCCCAACCCCGAACGAAAATGGCATTCGATTCCGCTGGAAGTAAACGGAACAAAGATTTCCGGCGCTGCGCCACCGGAAGGAACCAAAATCTGGTTTATCAACGTCACAGACGAAACGGGCGCCATGACATCCAGCCCACTAACGTCAAATTGA
- a CDS encoding diacylglycerol kinase, producing MIKTQNTQIKKLRADSGRSEDTAKLRPEWRQRLVDAERGITFGIRLDSTFFIHFFTGSAVIAAAMLLGLSATHWAIIILSMTTVLCAQMFNQVLKSIWNLLGKQLPEESQNMFKAGTAAVCVSIVGSVITIGIIFSSALYRLLF from the coding sequence GTGATCAAAACACAAAATACTCAGATCAAAAAATTGCGTGCCGACTCGGGACGGAGTGAAGACACAGCGAAACTGCGGCCGGAATGGAGACAGCGTCTGGTTGACGCCGAACGAGGCATCACATTCGGAATTCGACTGGACAGCACGTTCTTCATCCACTTTTTCACCGGGAGTGCCGTCATTGCAGCCGCCATGCTGCTGGGGCTCTCGGCGACACATTGGGCGATTATTATCTTGTCAATGACAACCGTTCTCTGCGCCCAGATGTTCAATCAGGTCTTGAAATCGATCTGGAACCTGCTCGGTAAACAGCTACCAGAAGAATCGCAAAACATGTTCAAAGCGGGAACTGCTGCCGTCTGCGTCAGTATTGTGGGTTCTGTGATCACGATTGGTATCATTTTCAGTTCTGCGCTCTACCGCCTGTTATTTTAA